One stretch of Cohnella algarum DNA includes these proteins:
- a CDS encoding class I SAM-dependent methyltransferase: MIDLFNAANWEKAWKDESDSIINRMKQKGIDPTRSFDPKAKTFNEQSFSEEGRKRTKRIMNWLEGQGVQFENASVLDIGAASGVFSVPFAERGARVTAVETSPPLIELLEENILNFAEDQVKIVPVPFEVIDVEAEGWNEAFDLVFVSMCPVIRNWGIVEKVLQCARKFCYISMPVIPGEHSLVNEIWPLITDQPRHTQLKEMGYLLHLLYLKGYAYESLITREAKTKEVSREAALQEALTWLGHHRLPVDERNRNIIAGYLEQAYPSDKVVIQEGGRFGKVLIRLQDQNMYTREI; the protein is encoded by the coding sequence ATGATCGATCTTTTTAATGCAGCAAACTGGGAAAAAGCGTGGAAAGACGAGTCCGATTCGATAATCAATCGGATGAAACAGAAGGGAATTGATCCTACCCGGTCTTTTGACCCCAAAGCCAAGACGTTCAACGAACAATCGTTTAGCGAAGAGGGAAGGAAACGAACCAAACGAATCATGAACTGGCTGGAAGGACAAGGCGTCCAATTCGAGAATGCCTCCGTGCTCGATATTGGCGCCGCATCGGGCGTGTTCTCCGTACCGTTTGCGGAGCGAGGGGCTCGTGTAACCGCCGTAGAGACTTCTCCCCCGCTGATCGAATTGCTGGAAGAAAACATCTTGAACTTCGCCGAAGATCAAGTGAAAATTGTACCCGTACCGTTTGAAGTTATTGACGTAGAGGCCGAGGGCTGGAACGAGGCCTTCGATCTCGTCTTTGTCTCGATGTGCCCGGTCATTCGCAATTGGGGAATTGTGGAGAAGGTGCTCCAGTGCGCTCGAAAGTTCTGTTATATCAGTATGCCGGTCATTCCAGGGGAGCACAGCCTGGTGAATGAAATTTGGCCGCTTATCACTGATCAGCCTCGCCATACGCAACTTAAAGAGATGGGATATTTGCTGCATCTGCTGTATTTGAAAGGTTATGCCTACGAATCGCTGATCACGCGGGAAGCGAAGACGAAGGAAGTCTCCAGAGAAGCGGCGTTGCAGGAAGCTCTGACCTGGCTTGGCCATCACCGTCTGCCCGTTGATGAGCGGAATCGGAACATCATTGCCGGCTATTTGGAGCAAGCCTATCCGTCCGACAAAGTAGTCATCCAGGAGGGCGGACGTTTTGGCAAAGTACTGATTCGATTGCAGGATCAGAACATGTACACGAGAGAGATTTGA
- a CDS encoding iron-containing alcohol dehydrogenase translates to MNSFQLYNPTRLVFGKGTVAQLGELVKPYGKRILLVYGGGSIKRTGLYDEVKAQLDGIGAAVFELSGIEPNPRLSTVNKGIEICRRERVDFILAVGGGSVLDASKAIAAGVPYEGDVWDFCVRKAVIREALPLGTILTLAATGSEMNGNAVISNWELKQKRGMGSKLIYPKFSILDPELTFTVPKDQTTNGIVDMMSHVFEQYFSRTTDTPLQERFAESILQTVIENGEIALADGSNYEARANLMLCGTYALNGTLPLGVVTDWATHGIEHEVSAIYDIAHGAGLAIIFPNWMKYVYKERVDRFVQYAVRVWNVDPAGKSDDEIALAGIEATRAYFTRIGAPATLGQLGIGGEELDRMAAEAVLFGPIGSFKKLEKDDVKAILEMSL, encoded by the coding sequence ATGAACTCGTTTCAACTGTATAACCCGACCCGGCTCGTGTTCGGCAAAGGGACGGTGGCGCAGCTCGGCGAACTGGTAAAGCCTTACGGCAAGCGCATTTTGCTTGTATACGGGGGAGGCAGCATCAAACGGACCGGCTTGTACGACGAGGTGAAGGCTCAGCTTGACGGCATCGGGGCGGCGGTATTCGAGCTTTCGGGGATCGAACCGAACCCGCGATTGTCCACCGTCAACAAAGGCATCGAGATTTGCCGCCGGGAGCGGGTCGATTTCATTCTCGCCGTCGGGGGCGGCAGCGTGCTCGACGCCTCCAAAGCGATTGCGGCCGGCGTTCCTTACGAGGGAGACGTATGGGATTTTTGCGTACGTAAAGCCGTCATCCGGGAGGCGCTGCCGCTCGGCACGATTTTGACGCTGGCGGCGACGGGCTCGGAGATGAACGGCAACGCCGTCATTTCGAACTGGGAGCTGAAGCAGAAGCGGGGGATGGGGAGCAAGCTCATCTACCCGAAATTTTCCATCCTGGATCCGGAGCTGACGTTTACGGTTCCGAAAGACCAGACGACGAACGGCATCGTCGATATGATGTCGCACGTGTTCGAGCAATATTTTTCCCGGACGACCGATACGCCGCTGCAGGAGCGGTTCGCGGAATCGATTTTGCAGACGGTGATCGAAAACGGCGAAATCGCGCTTGCGGACGGATCGAATTACGAAGCCCGCGCCAACCTGATGCTTTGCGGTACATATGCGCTGAACGGCACGCTGCCGCTCGGCGTCGTGACCGACTGGGCGACGCACGGCATCGAGCACGAAGTGAGCGCGATTTACGACATCGCGCACGGGGCGGGACTGGCGATCATTTTCCCGAACTGGATGAAATATGTGTACAAGGAGCGGGTGGACCGGTTCGTTCAATACGCGGTTCGCGTGTGGAACGTCGATCCGGCCGGCAAAAGCGACGACGAAATTGCGCTCGCGGGCATCGAGGCGACCCGCGCGTACTTTACGCGCATCGGCGCCCCGGCGACGCTCGGCCAGCTCGGCATCGGCGGCGAGGAGCTGGACCGGATGGCGGCGGAAGCGGTACTCTTCGGTCCGATCGGCTCGTTCAAAAAGCTGGAAAAGGACGACGTGAAGGCGATTTTGGAAATGAGCCTGTAA
- the fabF gene encoding beta-ketoacyl-ACP synthase II: MERVVITGMGVVSPLGNDPERLWDGLVRGQSGVSLIDTFDTSRHKTKIAGLVRDFDAAGRFGAKEARRMDRFTQFALAAAEQALGDSGLNLELADRERVGVFVGSGIGGIETLLGQADTLRGRGPERVSPTLVPMMISNMAAATIGIRYGLTGPSISPVTACSIGNTAIGEAWRWIRSGSLDAVVAGGTEAAVTEIALASFANATSLSARNDEPSKASRPFDGKRDGFVMAEGAGIVVLESLSHALRRNARIHAEVIGYGASSDAYHMVANHPEGAGAYQAMKMALREAGLDSRDVDVINAHATGTGLGDKSETAAIKKLFGERAFRIPVTANKSMTGHMLGAAGGAQAIALVKSLQEGIVPPTINQEEPDPDCDLDYVPNEARSASLRIGMSNSFGFGGHNAVILLKKHEQ, translated from the coding sequence ATGGAAAGAGTCGTCATTACGGGGATGGGCGTCGTGTCGCCGCTGGGCAACGATCCCGAGCGGCTGTGGGACGGGCTGGTTCGCGGACAATCGGGCGTTTCCCTGATCGATACGTTCGATACGTCGCGGCATAAAACGAAAATCGCGGGCCTGGTGCGGGATTTCGATGCCGCGGGGCGATTCGGCGCGAAAGAGGCGAGAAGGATGGATCGGTTTACGCAATTCGCTTTGGCCGCAGCGGAACAGGCGCTCGGAGATTCCGGCCTGAACCTGGAACTTGCGGATCGGGAGCGGGTGGGCGTTTTCGTCGGGTCGGGGATCGGCGGCATCGAAACGCTGCTCGGGCAAGCGGACACGCTGCGCGGCCGCGGGCCGGAGAGAGTCAGTCCGACGCTCGTGCCGATGATGATTTCGAATATGGCGGCGGCGACGATCGGCATCCGGTACGGGCTTACCGGACCGTCGATATCGCCGGTAACGGCCTGTTCGATCGGCAACACGGCGATCGGGGAAGCGTGGCGCTGGATTCGTTCGGGAAGCCTCGACGCGGTCGTGGCGGGCGGAACGGAGGCGGCGGTGACCGAAATCGCGCTGGCGAGCTTCGCGAACGCGACATCCTTGTCGGCGCGGAACGACGAGCCGTCCAAAGCCAGCCGTCCGTTCGACGGGAAGCGGGACGGGTTCGTCATGGCCGAGGGAGCCGGGATCGTCGTGCTCGAATCGCTGTCCCACGCGCTGCGGCGGAATGCCCGGATCCATGCGGAAGTGATCGGCTACGGGGCGAGCTCGGACGCCTACCATATGGTGGCGAACCATCCGGAAGGAGCCGGCGCGTACCAGGCGATGAAGATGGCGCTTCGGGAAGCGGGCCTCGATTCGCGGGACGTCGACGTCATCAACGCCCATGCGACCGGCACGGGACTCGGGGACAAATCCGAGACGGCGGCGATCAAGAAGCTGTTCGGCGAGCGAGCGTTTCGCATCCCGGTTACCGCGAACAAATCGATGACCGGCCATATGCTGGGAGCGGCCGGCGGCGCCCAGGCGATCGCGCTCGTCAAAAGCCTGCAGGAGGGAATCGTTCCGCCGACGATCAATCAGGAGGAGCCCGATCCGGACTGCGATCTCGACTACGTGCCGAACGAGGCCCGAAGCGCATCCTTGCGCATCGGCATGTCCAATTCGTTTGGCTTCGGCGGCCACAACGCGGTCATCCTGCTGAAAAAGCACGAGCAATAA
- a CDS encoding glycoside hydrolase family 30 protein: MAALVVLASIPGAGTGSPAGVLIAEAWLTTADRSSLLSPQPETAFSGKAKAADAVIEVNAGRQYQTMRGFGAALTGSSAYLINSKMSEPQRDRLLEELFGDGGIGLDYVRHTIGASDFSVDENGNPSSYTYDDLPPGETDFGLTRFSVGKDAEVIAALQRIVRQYERVKVLGTPWTAPPWMKHGEATPNGWYLNAADDRIYRAYAEYFVRYIQAYEAEGIPIDAVTVQNEPEFTSPDYPSMSMGAEEQAKFIGDFLGPAFEKSGLETKIIAYDHNWDGGEDYAKTVLSDGEANRYTEGTAYHCYSGEPDAMTGVHDAFPDKSVYFTECSGGSWSEDFGSNLAWLMSKLMIGAARNWAETILLWNLALDPEGGPANGGCADCRGVVTIDPGSGEAVKNVEYYALGHVSKFVGRGAVRIDSSPASAGIENVAFRNPDGTIVLIAVNTGDRPRTFEAVWRRQSFAYTLPARSAATFRWLPAREGP, from the coding sequence TTGGCCGCCCTCGTCGTTTTGGCGTCGATTCCCGGCGCCGGCACCGGTTCGCCGGCCGGCGTCCTGATCGCGGAAGCGTGGCTGACGACGGCCGATCGGAGCAGCCTGCTGAGTCCGCAACCGGAAACGGCGTTCAGCGGGAAGGCCAAAGCTGCCGACGCGGTCATCGAGGTGAATGCCGGGCGGCAGTATCAGACGATGCGGGGCTTCGGCGCGGCGCTTACCGGTTCGAGCGCCTATTTGATCAACTCGAAGATGTCCGAACCGCAGCGGGACCGGCTGCTCGAAGAGCTTTTCGGCGACGGCGGAATCGGCCTCGATTACGTTCGCCATACGATCGGCGCTTCCGATTTTTCGGTGGACGAAAACGGCAATCCGAGCAGCTACACCTACGACGATCTGCCTCCCGGGGAGACGGATTTCGGGCTGACCCGCTTTTCGGTCGGCAAGGATGCCGAAGTCATCGCCGCGCTGCAGCGAATCGTCCGCCAATATGAACGGGTGAAGGTTCTCGGCACTCCCTGGACCGCTCCGCCCTGGATGAAGCACGGGGAAGCCACCCCTAACGGCTGGTACTTGAATGCTGCCGACGACCGGATTTACCGGGCTTACGCCGAATATTTCGTCCGCTATATTCAAGCGTACGAGGCGGAGGGCATCCCCATTGACGCGGTCACGGTCCAAAACGAACCGGAATTTACTTCGCCCGACTATCCGAGCATGAGCATGGGGGCCGAAGAACAGGCGAAATTTATCGGCGATTTTTTGGGACCGGCATTCGAGAAAAGCGGGCTGGAGACGAAAATCATCGCTTACGACCACAACTGGGACGGCGGAGAGGACTATGCCAAAACCGTGCTGAGCGACGGGGAAGCCAACCGGTATACGGAAGGAACGGCATACCACTGCTACAGCGGCGAGCCGGATGCGATGACGGGCGTACACGATGCTTTTCCCGACAAATCCGTGTATTTTACGGAATGCAGCGGCGGAAGCTGGAGCGAGGATTTCGGAAGCAATCTGGCCTGGCTGATGTCGAAGCTGATGATCGGCGCCGCCCGCAACTGGGCGGAAACGATTCTGCTCTGGAATTTGGCCCTCGATCCGGAAGGCGGCCCGGCCAACGGAGGCTGCGCCGATTGCCGAGGCGTCGTTACGATCGACCCCGGAAGCGGGGAAGCCGTGAAAAACGTCGAATATTACGCGCTCGGCCACGTCAGCAAATTTGTCGGTCGCGGCGCGGTACGGATCGACTCCTCGCCGGCCTCCGCGGGCATCGAGAACGTCGCCTTCCGGAATCCGGACGGAACGATCGTCCTGATCGCGGTCAATACCGGCGACCGGCCGCGTACCTTCGAAGCGGTATGGCGGCGGCAGTCGTTCGCGTATACGCTGCCTGCCCGCTCGGCAGCCACTTTCAGATGGCTGCCGGCACGGGAGGGGCCGTAA
- a CDS encoding 5' nucleotidase, NT5C type, with product MKLGFDIDDTLINLREYAFHLYNKKLNRQIPLERFRELTTVPIHEPFGMTSEEGKEMWNALRDEIYFTDCPPFPGAVEALQRLDREGHEIYYITARDAIYGDRTKSWLVKAGFPVAPDRFFCGMSDTEKVHIIRELGLDYYFDDKPAVLETLSDLTLNVYVKDNSYNRQLRLPRIVSWDELPELLQLSEPGAIRMSEAGEK from the coding sequence ATGAAATTAGGCTTTGACATCGACGATACGTTAATCAATTTGCGGGAATACGCGTTTCATTTGTACAACAAGAAGTTGAACCGGCAAATTCCGCTGGAGAGGTTTCGCGAGCTGACGACGGTTCCGATTCATGAACCTTTCGGCATGACGTCCGAGGAGGGGAAGGAAATGTGGAACGCCCTGCGGGACGAGATTTATTTTACCGATTGTCCTCCGTTCCCGGGAGCGGTCGAGGCGCTTCAACGGCTTGACCGGGAAGGACATGAGATTTACTACATAACGGCCAGGGATGCGATATACGGCGATCGGACGAAAAGCTGGCTCGTCAAGGCGGGATTTCCGGTAGCGCCGGACCGCTTTTTTTGCGGGATGAGCGATACGGAAAAAGTTCATATCATTCGCGAGCTCGGGCTGGATTATTATTTCGACGACAAGCCCGCGGTGCTGGAAACGCTGTCCGATCTGACTTTGAACGTCTATGTCAAAGACAACTCCTACAATCGGCAGCTTCGGCTTCCGCGCATCGTCTCCTGGGACGAATTGCCGGAACTGCTTCAGCTATCGGAGCCCGGCGCTATTCGAATGTCCGAAGCCGGGGAAAAGTAG
- a CDS encoding response regulator, with the protein MRAILVDDEKLALQHLENQLRKMSGIDIVGVYQHSEDVPGAVSELSPDVVFLDIDMPVMTGIEVAEHILMRAPDTFVVFITAYDEYAIKAFELNAVDYLLKPLDYTRLQTTIERLKHRLAHKPAAKQSAPEPMLRCFKTLQYGGLEPVVLPWRTAKAQQLFAYLVHHRGQQVRKDTLIELLWPEVDLKKSLTQMYTSMYQLRQALQAVQLPAKVHSLDKGYQLDLQGVRIDVDEWERKLSELAPPDEHNLAEHKQLLEIYRGDYFEDYDYIWAENERERLRTLWYEHALSVADCLDRIGRYAEALSLYHKIRDQFPYSEEIYLALMKLHHAHGNLTAVQKQYHELCEVLTEEFGAAPSPEIREWYNEHMDPVSS; encoded by the coding sequence ATGAGGGCGATATTGGTCGATGACGAAAAGCTCGCGCTGCAGCACTTGGAGAATCAACTTCGAAAAATGTCGGGAATCGACATCGTAGGCGTCTATCAGCACTCGGAGGATGTGCCGGGGGCCGTGTCCGAACTGAGTCCCGACGTTGTTTTCCTCGATATCGACATGCCTGTCATGACCGGAATCGAAGTCGCGGAACACATTCTGATGCGGGCTCCCGACACGTTCGTCGTTTTCATTACCGCTTACGACGAATACGCGATCAAGGCTTTCGAGCTCAACGCGGTCGATTATTTGCTGAAGCCTCTCGACTACACGCGGCTTCAAACGACGATCGAAAGACTCAAGCATCGGCTTGCGCACAAGCCGGCAGCGAAACAATCGGCCCCGGAACCGATGCTTCGCTGCTTCAAAACGCTCCAATACGGCGGCTTGGAGCCTGTCGTCCTTCCTTGGCGCACGGCCAAGGCGCAGCAATTGTTCGCTTATCTCGTCCATCATCGGGGCCAGCAGGTTCGCAAAGATACGCTGATCGAGCTGCTGTGGCCCGAAGTCGACCTGAAGAAAAGCCTCACCCAAATGTACACCTCGATGTATCAGCTGCGGCAGGCTCTGCAGGCCGTTCAGCTCCCGGCGAAGGTTCACAGCCTGGATAAAGGCTACCAGCTCGATTTGCAAGGGGTGCGCATCGACGTCGACGAATGGGAACGCAAGCTGTCGGAGCTTGCGCCGCCGGACGAGCATAACCTGGCGGAGCACAAGCAGCTGCTCGAAATCTACCGCGGGGACTATTTCGAGGATTACGATTACATATGGGCGGAAAACGAAAGAGAGCGCCTGCGGACGCTTTGGTACGAGCACGCGCTGAGCGTGGCGGACTGCCTCGACAGAATCGGCCGCTATGCGGAAGCGTTGTCTCTTTATCATAAAATTCGCGACCAGTTCCCTTATTCCGAAGAAATTTACTTGGCCTTGATGAAGCTTCATCACGCCCACGGCAACCTCACCGCCGTTCAAAAACAATACCACGAGCTTTGCGAGGTGTTGACGGAAGAATTCGGAGCCGCGCCTTCCCCGGAAATCCGGGAGTGGTATAACGAGCATATGGACCCGGTCTCCTCGTAG
- a CDS encoding beta-glucosidase has translation MKKSLKPFRAMLAAVVTSIAVVSPLHTAAAAETQPWLDASKSPEERTELVLQEMTLEEKVEFVTGNLNNYYGFYNAPIERLGIPALTMADGPTGIRIANPEIQNKKSTAFPTPIALAATWNTETAKRYGDLIGNEAYNTTHNVLLGPGFDIARLPWGSRNFESLGEDPLLQSKLGVAYVNEVQKYPVIATAKHYLLNNQETERFTVDTEASERAMMEIYTRPFAAAVEEADLGAAMCSFNKINGVFACENPTVLTELLKDRLGFDGFIMSDYGANLSTAESAIAGLDLETPGVPYGQWGDKLLAAVQNGQVSEETIDGMAKRILVQMFDKGLFDKPAVNVQIPAAEHGQAALEIAEETMVLLRNEDNALPLDEDKLDSIAVIGPDADSYATVGGSSLVQPTYTVSPLEAIREQAGSGVQVEYAPGTDPISTGDILNGPSAVPSSLLFPESAASGNGAAAAGSGLHGEYWTNNRMEGDPSLVRTERQVNMNLGFYNYDGLNGQSSKLTKLPDPFNGMMSARWTGSIAAPETGEYTLSITSLGSGKLYFDGELLIDNKGETVETTEAKVNLVAGEKHDIRIEYRTDWPNTLDSDFGGLIRLGWVPPADAVDPTMQEAVDLAARSDVAIVVVRTYESEGYIDRSDLDLPNNQEQLISEVAAANPNTVVVSMSGRAVEMDGWKDDVKAIVQAWYAGQEQGNAIANVLFGEVNPSGKLPVTFPVDENNTPVSSETQFPGVGGVAEYSEDVMVGYRGYEKNELQPAFAFGHGLSYTTFEYRNAKTTVSGNADNRKIKVSLNLRNTGDVSGAEVVQVYTGKLPTDVTTAPKQLAGWAKVELQPGKQQRVEIELDPKALSYWDEQADRWVMLEGEVPVYIGSSSADIRLETSVVVGSPSGK, from the coding sequence ATGAAAAAATCGTTAAAACCGTTTCGAGCGATGCTCGCTGCGGTGGTTACGAGCATTGCCGTCGTATCGCCGCTTCATACGGCCGCGGCGGCCGAGACGCAACCATGGCTGGACGCATCCAAATCCCCGGAAGAGCGAACCGAACTGGTGCTTCAGGAGATGACTCTTGAGGAAAAGGTCGAATTCGTTACGGGAAATTTGAACAACTACTACGGTTTTTACAATGCTCCGATTGAACGATTGGGAATTCCCGCGCTGACGATGGCCGACGGACCGACCGGCATTCGTATTGCAAACCCCGAAATTCAGAATAAAAAATCGACCGCTTTTCCGACCCCGATCGCGCTGGCCGCGACCTGGAATACGGAAACGGCGAAACGCTACGGCGATTTGATCGGCAACGAAGCGTACAATACGACCCACAACGTGCTTCTCGGCCCGGGCTTCGATATCGCCCGGCTGCCCTGGGGCTCTCGCAATTTCGAGTCGCTCGGCGAAGATCCTCTTCTCCAATCCAAGCTCGGAGTCGCCTATGTGAACGAGGTGCAAAAATATCCCGTCATCGCCACCGCCAAGCATTATTTGCTGAACAACCAGGAGACGGAACGCTTTACGGTCGATACCGAGGCGAGCGAGCGCGCGATGATGGAAATCTATACGCGCCCGTTCGCCGCGGCGGTGGAAGAAGCGGACCTCGGCGCCGCCATGTGCTCGTTCAACAAAATCAACGGCGTATTCGCCTGCGAAAACCCGACGGTGCTGACGGAGCTGCTCAAAGACCGCCTTGGCTTCGACGGCTTTATCATGAGCGACTACGGCGCCAATCTGAGCACCGCGGAGTCGGCGATCGCCGGACTTGACCTCGAAACGCCGGGCGTGCCTTACGGCCAATGGGGCGACAAGCTTTTGGCCGCCGTTCAAAACGGTCAGGTTAGCGAAGAAACAATCGACGGCATGGCGAAAAGAATTCTGGTGCAGATGTTCGATAAGGGCTTGTTCGACAAGCCGGCCGTGAACGTGCAAATCCCCGCGGCGGAGCACGGGCAAGCCGCGCTGGAAATCGCCGAGGAAACGATGGTGCTGCTCCGGAACGAGGATAACGCGCTTCCGCTGGACGAGGACAAGCTGGACTCGATCGCCGTCATCGGACCGGATGCGGACAGCTACGCCACGGTCGGCGGAAGCTCCCTCGTGCAGCCGACGTACACCGTGAGCCCGCTGGAGGCGATTCGCGAGCAGGCCGGAAGCGGCGTGCAAGTGGAATATGCCCCGGGAACCGATCCGATTTCCACGGGCGATATTCTGAACGGTCCGTCGGCCGTGCCTTCTTCGCTGCTCTTCCCGGAAAGCGCCGCTTCCGGAAACGGCGCAGCGGCCGCAGGTTCGGGGTTGCACGGGGAATATTGGACGAACAACCGAATGGAAGGCGATCCGTCGCTTGTCCGCACCGAACGCCAGGTAAACATGAACCTCGGTTTCTATAACTACGACGGGTTGAACGGGCAATCCTCGAAGCTGACGAAATTGCCGGACCCATTCAACGGCATGATGTCGGCCCGTTGGACGGGCTCCATCGCCGCCCCGGAAACCGGCGAGTACACATTGTCGATTACGAGCCTCGGCTCCGGGAAGCTGTATTTCGACGGCGAACTGCTGATCGACAACAAGGGCGAAACCGTCGAAACGACCGAAGCGAAGGTGAACCTCGTCGCCGGCGAAAAACACGATATCCGCATCGAATATCGCACCGACTGGCCGAACACGCTCGATTCCGATTTCGGCGGCTTGATCCGGCTGGGCTGGGTTCCGCCTGCCGATGCAGTCGACCCGACGATGCAGGAAGCGGTCGATCTCGCCGCCCGTTCCGACGTCGCGATCGTCGTCGTTCGCACTTATGAAAGCGAAGGTTATATCGATCGTTCCGATCTGGATTTGCCCAACAATCAGGAACAATTGATCTCCGAGGTGGCGGCCGCCAATCCGAACACCGTCGTCGTTTCGATGAGCGGCAGAGCGGTTGAAATGGACGGCTGGAAAGACGATGTAAAAGCGATCGTGCAAGCCTGGTACGCCGGGCAGGAACAAGGCAATGCCATCGCCAACGTTTTGTTCGGGGAAGTCAACCCTTCCGGCAAGCTGCCGGTTACGTTCCCGGTGGACGAGAACAACACGCCGGTATCTTCCGAGACGCAATTCCCGGGCGTCGGCGGCGTGGCGGAATACAGCGAGGACGTCATGGTCGGCTACCGCGGCTACGAGAAGAACGAACTGCAGCCGGCGTTCGCCTTCGGACACGGCCTTTCCTACACGACCTTCGAATACCGCAACGCGAAAACGACGGTAAGCGGCAATGCCGACAATCGCAAAATCAAGGTGTCCCTGAATTTGCGCAATACCGGCGACGTTTCGGGGGCGGAAGTGGTGCAGGTATACACCGGCAAGTTGCCGACCGACGTGACCACGGCTCCGAAGCAACTGGCCGGTTGGGCCAAGGTCGAGCTTCAGCCCGGCAAGCAGCAGCGCGTGGAGATCGAGCTCGATCCAAAAGCGCTGTCTTACTGGGACGAACAAGCGGACCGATGGGTCATGCTGGAAGGCGAAGTTCCCGTCTATATCGGCAGCTCTTCGGCCGACATTCGTCTGGAAACTTCCGTCGTCGTCGGAAGCCCGTCGGGGAAATAA
- a CDS encoding RrF2 family transcriptional regulator: MQFSKSTDYALHALIHLGHSERCNNVGIKELSGALDVSESYLSKIMSKLRQDGIVRAMPGVNGGYELARPADQITFLDVIQVIEGRQQLFKCLNSSSRQHRLLAEDGTAQRDQKRPRKNECLVEKVMNGAEQHLHQYLQEHTIQSVLNEAFKRCSHEVNKK, translated from the coding sequence TTGCAGTTCTCCAAAAGTACAGATTATGCCCTACACGCCTTAATTCACCTGGGACACTCGGAGCGTTGCAACAACGTCGGGATCAAGGAATTATCTGGGGCACTTGATGTTTCCGAAAGCTATTTATCCAAAATCATGTCCAAGCTGAGGCAGGATGGAATCGTACGTGCTATGCCGGGGGTGAACGGTGGTTACGAGCTTGCACGGCCGGCCGATCAGATTACGTTTCTGGATGTGATTCAAGTGATTGAAGGAAGACAGCAGTTATTTAAATGCTTGAATTCGAGTTCGCGGCAACATCGGTTGTTAGCGGAAGATGGGACTGCACAACGGGATCAGAAACGTCCAAGAAAAAACGAATGTTTGGTCGAAAAAGTGATGAACGGCGCGGAACAGCATCTGCACCAATACTTGCAGGAACATACGATTCAGTCGGTATTGAATGAGGCGTTCAAGCGTTGCAGCCACGAGGTAAACAAGAAGTAA
- a CDS encoding helix-turn-helix transcriptional regulator, with amino-acid sequence MNRETRLKALSEFLKTKRAKIAPEDAGFPVGSRRRTPGLRREEVAQLAGVSPTWYTWLEQGRDIRVSASVLNCVAAALLLNDDERKYLFSLALEAGSGVPALAEEPSAISPSLEMILRELRYCPTVISDRRCQIVGWNAAAAYVFLDFERLPPQERNMIRLLFVRKEFRRLAVNWEHFAGGFLAMFRAYYGQYVQDEWYERFIAEMKESHPDFGELWEQGQVSSAPDVAVEFRHAKAGKMLFHLTSLQVQGSADLRCSVYTPAPGTPTEAKLRRRMEQKSDESVSAD; translated from the coding sequence ATGAACCGGGAAACGAGATTAAAGGCGTTGTCGGAATTCCTCAAAACGAAACGGGCCAAAATCGCGCCCGAGGACGCCGGGTTCCCCGTCGGTTCGCGCCGCAGAACCCCGGGCTTGCGAAGAGAGGAGGTCGCCCAGCTGGCGGGCGTTAGCCCGACCTGGTACACGTGGCTGGAGCAGGGCCGGGACATTCGCGTTTCGGCTTCGGTCCTGAACTGCGTGGCGGCGGCGCTGCTGCTGAACGACGACGAGCGGAAGTATTTGTTTTCGCTGGCGCTGGAGGCCGGGAGCGGCGTTCCCGCGCTTGCGGAAGAGCCATCCGCGATCAGCCCCTCCCTGGAAATGATTTTGCGCGAGCTCCGGTACTGCCCGACGGTCATTTCCGACCGGCGCTGCCAGATCGTTGGCTGGAACGCCGCGGCCGCGTACGTGTTCCTCGATTTCGAGCGGCTCCCCCCGCAGGAGCGGAACATGATCCGGCTGCTCTTCGTCCGCAAGGAATTCCGGCGTCTCGCCGTCAACTGGGAGCATTTTGCCGGCGGGTTTTTGGCCATGTTCCGGGCCTATTACGGGCAGTACGTGCAGGACGAGTGGTACGAGCGGTTTATTGCCGAGATGAAGGAAAGCCATCCGGATTTCGGCGAATTGTGGGAGCAAGGTCAAGTCAGCTCCGCGCCGGACGTGGCTGTCGAATTCCGTCACGCGAAAGCCGGAAAAATGCTGTTTCACCTGACTTCGCTGCAAGTGCAGGGCAGCGCCGATTTGCGCTGCAGCGTATATACGCCGGCCCCCGGCACCCCGACGGAAGCCAAGCTGAGGCGGCGAATGGAGCAAAAATCGGACGAATCCGTTTCCGCCGATTAG